GCTGGCGGGCCTGGATGACCACGCACTACCTGGTGCGCTGGCTGTCCAACCAGGCCTTTTACCAGATGGAGCTGGCCCGCTTCGCCAAAAACAACCCCGAGGCCGGGCCGGACAACCCCGACCAACGCATCCAGGAAGACCTGAACCAGTTCACCAGCCTGACCATCGGCCTGTGCATGGGCGTGCTCAACGCCGTGGTCACCTTGGTCAGCTTTGTCGGCATCTTGTGGAACCTGTCGGGCGAATTCTCTTTCCACCTGGGTGGCAGCGAATACTTTGTGCCCGGCTTCATGGTCTGGATGGCCCTGCTCTACTGTGCAGCGGGCAGCGTCATCACCTTCTACATCGGGCGCCCGCAAATCAAGCTCAACTTCCAGCAGCAGCGCGTAGAGGCCGACTTTCGCCACCACATGGTGCGGGTGCGCGAATACAGCGAATCGATTGCGCTGGACCACGGCGAAAAGGTCGAACGCGCCCACCTGGACACGCGCTTCGGCGCCGTGCTGGCCAACTACCTGAAGTTGCTGAAAGCGCAAAAGCGCCTGATCTGGTTCAACAGCTTCTTTGGCCAGGCGGCGGTGGTGTTTCCGTTCATCGTGGCCGCGCCGCGGTTTTTCAGCGGGGCCATCCAGCTGGGCTCGCTGATGCAGATTGCGTCCGCCTTTGGCCGCGTACAAGACTCGCTGAGCTGGTTTGTCGATAACTACAGCAGCCTGGCCACCTGGCGCGCCACCACCGACCGGCTGACCTCGTTTGAAGAACAAATTCAGGCCCTGGCGCTTATTCCATCGGCACAACAAGCTACTGATTCAGTAGCAAGTAACACCCTGGAAGCCCGCGACTTGACGCTGCGCCTGCCCGACGGCAGCGTGCTGCTGGACGGTGTCAACCTGCAGGCCCGCCCCGGCGACCACATTTTGCTCAGCGGCCCCTCGGGCAGCGGCAAATCCACGCTGTTCCGGGCGTTTGCCGCCATCTGGCCATTCAGCAGCGGGCAGGTGGCGCTGCCCGCCGACGCCATGTTCATCCCCCAGCGTCCTTACTTCCCCGACGGCACTTTGCGCAGCGCCCTGGCCTACCCCAGCGCAGCCGGGGGCTACTCCGACGCAGCGCTGCGCCAAGCCCTGGTGGATGCCCTGCTGCCCGACCTGGCCGACCAGCTGGACCTGGAAGCCGCATGGGGCCAGAAGCTGTCGGGTGGCGAGCAGCAGCGGTTGGCCATTGCCCGCGTGCTGCTGAAAAAACCGCGCTGGATCTTTGCCGACGAAGCCACCAGCGCACTGGATGCAACGGCCGAGAATTTGATCTACAAACGGCTGCTGGCGCTTGTGGAATCAGCACAAGGTGCTATTATTTCGATAGCCCACCGTCCCGGTGTGGCGGCTTTCCACACCCAGCGCTGGACGCTGGAGCCAGAGCCCGCTGGCGCCGTGGCACGCTACCGGATCGCACAAACTCCGATGTAATCCAAAAAGCCGCTGTAGAAGCGGCTTTTTTTTGGGGAGGGCTTAGACGCCCGTCGTTTTCTTGACCGCAGAGGGGTCTTCGTAGGTCAGCGGCCCCTCGGCCAGCTTGTCGGGGTTGAGCGTCTGGTTGGCCACTTGTGCCACGTCGATCGCATTGCCACCGGCCCGCCACAGCAGCTGCAAAAAGTCCAGCAGCTTCTTGGAGATGGGCTCCGGGGGCGGATTCTCGGGCTTCTTTTCCACCGCCTTGGGCGTGGTGGTCCAGTCGGTGGAGGGGTCTTTTTCGGTGCTGGTCGGCTGGTTGGGGCCGGGCTCCTTGCCCGCCTCCAGCAGCTTTGCGGCCTTGGCTGCGGTCTCGGGCGATTCGTTTTGCAGGCCGTTGTCGGGCTTTTTCTCGGAATCGGCGGGTGCCACCTTCTGGCTGACCGCCTGGGCGGCCGCCGTGGTGCTGCTGGCTTCCACGCCACCGACCGCTTTCACCGCCTGGGCCTGCGCCGCCTCGCCCTTGGGCACCGCCCGCACAGCGGCACGGGCCTGCTCGGCGGCTTCGAGCTTGGCGATGTCTTCCTGGGTGGTGGAAATAATGAGCTTGACCGACGGCGTCGGCTTGTTGGCCGCCTCCAGCTTGGTGGTCTCTTCCTGGATGGCCGCGGTGACGGACTGGGTGTCCGGCCCCTGGGTCGCTGCAGACCCCGCGCCGGAACGTGTACCGGTCGCAGCGGGCGGCCAGTTCACGGTACGTTCGACAGGAGGAATTTGCATTGTGTTCACCAGGTAAGGCGGTCTGCGGATACTTTTTTCAGACCTCGTACTTTGGTTAACGGCAGAAATGCAGGGTTATTTAGGGCTATTTCTAAAAATATTTAAAAAACTTTACCTGGGCGCTGCCGCCTACAGAAAACGCTCCAGCAACTTGCGCGACCCCCGGTCCAGCGCCGCCATGTCGCGCACGCTGAACTGCACGCCTGCGCCACCGGCAATCAACAGGCCGGTGCGGCCCAGGCGGCGGATGTCTTCTTCGGTCTTGAGCACAAAGTCGGTGTCGCCCCGGTCGGTTTCCACCGTCCACACGCTGGGCGTGGAGAAGGTAGACACGGCCTTGACGCGGCGGATCTCGGGCACAAACTCGCGGGCGGCCAGCTCTTCCACCAGCAGGCTGTGCAGGGCGGGCGGCATGGCCGCCAGGCTGTCGATCCACACCAGTTCATGGCCTTCAGTGCCGACCAGGGACACGCCTTCGTCGGGCGCAGCGATGGGAAAGGCGCGCACCGGCACCACGCCCTCGTGGCGCTCGCCATTGGCAAAAACCAGCACCAGGCGGCCAAATGCGTCGCGCTCCAACAGGAAATCACGGGTAGGGGTCATGCTCAGTTTCCGGCAGGGTGGGCAGAGTGTTCGGTGGGGCGCGACAGGCTCAGGCCTTCGTCCTCGCTCTCGGTACGGCGCAATTGCGCCTGGTACAGCCGCCAGTAGGCGCCTTCGCGGGCCATCAGCTCGTCGTGCGGGCCGACCTCGACCACGCGGCCCCGGTCCATCACCACCAGGCGGTCGGCCTTGCGCAGGGTGGACAGGCGGTGGGCGATGGCAATGGTGGTGCGGCCTTGCACCAGGTTGTCCAGCGCCTTCTGGATCTCGTTTTCGGTCTCGGTGTCTACCGACGAAGTGGCTTCGTCCAAAATCAAGATGCGCGGGTCGATCAGCAAGGCCCGGGCAATCGAGATGCGCTGGCGCTCACCACCCGACAGGCCCTGGCCGCGCTCGCCCACCAGCGAGTCGTAGCCCTGGGGCAGGCGCAGGATGAATTCGTGCGCATGGGCGGCACGGGCGGCGGCCACGATTTCACTGCGCGTGGCCCCCGGCTTGCCGTAGGCGATGTTTTCGGCGATGGTGCCAAAGAACAAAAACGGCTCCTGCAGTACCAGACCGATGTTGCGCCGGTAGTCGGCCACAGCGTAGCGGCGGATGTCGGTGCCGTCCACCTGGATGGAGCCGTCGGTCACGTCGTAGAAGCGGCAGATCAAATTGACCAGCGTGCTCTTGCCCGAGCCGCTGTGGCCCACCAGGCCGATCATTTCGCCAGGGCGGATCACCAGGTCCAGGTCGCGGATCACGGCGCGGTTGCCGTAGCGAAAACCAATGCCCTTCATCTCGATCTGGCCGCGCACGCCCCCCGTGCTGGCGCTGACGGGCACCGGCACGGGTTGCGCGGGCTCCGGCACATTGGACACATGGTCCAGGATGTCAAAAATCCGCTTGGCCCCGGCGGCGGCCTTTTGCGTGACCGAGACGATGCGGCTCATCGAGTCCAGCCGGGTGTAGAAGCGCCCGATGTAGGCCACAAAGGCCGTCAGCACGCCCACGGTGATCTGCTGCTTGGATACCAACCAGATACCAAAAGCCCAGACCACCAGCAAACCGATTTCGGTCAGCAGCGACACCGTGGGCGAGAACAGCGACCAGATCTTGTTGAGCCGGTCATTGGCTTCCAGGTTGTGCCGGTTGGCGGTGCGAAAACGCTCGGCCTCGCGCTTTTCCTGGGCGAAAGCCTTCACCACCCGGATGCCGGGGATGGTGTCGGCCAGCACATTGGTGACTTCGGACCAGACCCGGTCGATCTTCTCGAAGCCGGTGCGCAGGCGGTCGCGCACGGTGTGGATCATCCAGGCGATGAAGGGCAGCGGGATCAGCGTCACCAGCGCCAGCAGCGGGTTTTGGTAGAACAAAATGACCGCCGTCATGGAAATCATCAGCACGTCGGTGGCAAAGTCCAGCGCGTGCAGCGACAAAAACACGCAGATGCGGTCGGTTTCCGAGCCGATGCGCGACATCAGATCG
This sequence is a window from Rhodoferax sp. WC2427. Protein-coding genes within it:
- a CDS encoding DUF1854 domain-containing protein; the encoded protein is MTPTRDFLLERDAFGRLVLVFANGERHEGVVPVRAFPIAAPDEGVSLVGTEGHELVWIDSLAAMPPALHSLLVEELAAREFVPEIRRVKAVSTFSTPSVWTVETDRGDTDFVLKTEEDIRRLGRTGLLIAGGAGVQFSVRDMAALDRGSRKLLERFL
- a CDS encoding ABC transporter ATP-binding protein/permease: MRLANLKAQTAQVWKLSIPYFQSEDKWKARAMLAAIVALNLLGVYLLVLLNEWNQVFYDALQNKNQPVFWQQLGRFTYIAFALIILAVYKFYITQLLEMRWRAWMTTHYLVRWLSNQAFYQMELARFAKNNPEAGPDNPDQRIQEDLNQFTSLTIGLCMGVLNAVVTLVSFVGILWNLSGEFSFHLGGSEYFVPGFMVWMALLYCAAGSVITFYIGRPQIKLNFQQQRVEADFRHHMVRVREYSESIALDHGEKVERAHLDTRFGAVLANYLKLLKAQKRLIWFNSFFGQAAVVFPFIVAAPRFFSGAIQLGSLMQIASAFGRVQDSLSWFVDNYSSLATWRATTDRLTSFEEQIQALALIPSAQQATDSVASNTLEARDLTLRLPDGSVLLDGVNLQARPGDHILLSGPSGSGKSTLFRAFAAIWPFSSGQVALPADAMFIPQRPYFPDGTLRSALAYPSAAGGYSDAALRQALVDALLPDLADQLDLEAAWGQKLSGGEQQRLAIARVLLKKPRWIFADEATSALDATAENLIYKRLLALVESAQGAIISIAHRPGVAAFHTQRWTLEPEPAGAVARYRIAQTPM
- a CDS encoding ABC transporter ATP-binding protein — protein: MQHHHPVELSSGLQSQLLPHENALVSLSVDLDARLRFAPGLLSLTDQRLLSHQDGSWQAWPLTPDLALRHFDHAGVGTLELHNTHTRLARWRYTLAADPQALRLVKLFEQRATPLELTLDEPGQCPTCHAPLPPDSEECPVCQRELHTPPSTWVLLRLWRFAKPYRKQLAAGFALTMASTAASMIPPYLAIPLMDEILIPFQNGQTIEPQKVVVYLGGLFGAAVLGWGLNWARTYILSLVSERIGADLRTTTFDHLLELSLDYFGGKRTGDLMSRIGSETDRICVFLSLHALDFATDVLMISMTAVILFYQNPLLALVTLIPLPFIAWMIHTVRDRLRTGFEKIDRVWSEVTNVLADTIPGIRVVKAFAQEKREAERFRTANRHNLEANDRLNKIWSLFSPTVSLLTEIGLLVVWAFGIWLVSKQQITVGVLTAFVAYIGRFYTRLDSMSRIVSVTQKAAAGAKRIFDILDHVSNVPEPAQPVPVPVSASTGGVRGQIEMKGIGFRYGNRAVIRDLDLVIRPGEMIGLVGHSGSGKSTLVNLICRFYDVTDGSIQVDGTDIRRYAVADYRRNIGLVLQEPFLFFGTIAENIAYGKPGATRSEIVAAARAAHAHEFILRLPQGYDSLVGERGQGLSGGERQRISIARALLIDPRILILDEATSSVDTETENEIQKALDNLVQGRTTIAIAHRLSTLRKADRLVVMDRGRVVEVGPHDELMAREGAYWRLYQAQLRRTESEDEGLSLSRPTEHSAHPAGN